From a single Armatimonadota bacterium genomic region:
- a CDS encoding 3-isopropylmalate dehydratase large subunit produces the protein MGLTLTEQILAAHAGAATVRPGDLIEARVDFVFANDITAPLAIQEFERMGAERVFDPDRVAFVFDHYVPARDIASAQQCAVTRAFVRRHRLPHFYDIGRTGVAHVLLAEEGFVGPGDVFLGADSHTCNHGALGAFATGVGSSDLAAAMALGRLWLRVPETVLYLFAGRLQPWVTGKDLILRVIGDIGVDGARYAAMEFAGEALGQLTMDERFSITNMAVEAGAKNGIMEADETVLAWIRPRARRPFTVHHRDPAATYAEVRRYDVSRLEPLVAAPSSPGNVVPVREAAGIRVDQCFIGTCTNGRMEDLRLAARVLAGRRVHPQTRLLVIPATPGIYRQALEEGLIQVFLEAGAAVSTSTCGPCIGGHMGVLAEGEVCVSTSSRNFIGRMGHRGSRVYLANAAVAAASAVRGCLAHPDEVVREAVPV, from the coding sequence GTGGGGCTGACCCTGACCGAGCAGATCCTGGCCGCCCATGCGGGGGCGGCCACCGTGCGCCCGGGGGACCTGATCGAGGCGCGCGTGGACTTCGTCTTCGCCAACGACATCACCGCCCCGCTGGCCATCCAGGAGTTCGAGCGCATGGGCGCGGAGCGGGTCTTTGACCCGGACCGGGTGGCCTTCGTCTTCGACCACTACGTCCCGGCCAGGGACATCGCCTCCGCCCAGCAGTGCGCGGTGACGCGGGCCTTCGTGCGCCGCCACCGCTTGCCCCACTTTTACGACATAGGGCGCACCGGGGTGGCCCACGTCCTTCTGGCCGAGGAGGGGTTCGTCGGCCCAGGCGACGTCTTTCTGGGGGCCGACTCCCACACCTGCAATCACGGGGCGCTGGGTGCCTTCGCCACCGGGGTGGGCTCCTCGGACCTGGCCGCGGCCATGGCCCTGGGCCGCCTGTGGCTGCGCGTCCCGGAGACGGTGCTCTACCTCTTCGCCGGGCGGCTGCAGCCCTGGGTCACCGGCAAGGACCTGATCCTGCGGGTCATAGGCGACATCGGGGTGGACGGCGCCCGTTACGCCGCCATGGAGTTCGCCGGCGAGGCCCTGGGGCAGTTGACCATGGACGAGCGCTTCTCCATCACCAACATGGCGGTGGAGGCCGGTGCGAAGAACGGCATCATGGAGGCCGACGAGACGGTGCTGGCCTGGATCCGACCCCGCGCCCGCCGTCCTTTCACCGTGCACCACCGGGACCCGGCCGCCACCTACGCGGAGGTGCGCCGCTACGACGTCTCCCGTCTGGAGCCGCTGGTGGCCGCGCCCTCCTCGCCCGGCAACGTGGTCCCCGTGCGCGAGGCGGCCGGGATCCGCGTCGACCAGTGCTTCATCGGCACCTGCACCAACGGGCGGATGGAGGACCTGCGGCTGGCCGCCCGCGTCCTGGCCGGGCGGCGGGTGCACCCACAGACGCGGCTGCTGGTCATCCCCGCCACCCCCGGCATCTACCGCCAGGCGCTGGAGGAAGGGCTGATCCAGGTCTTCCTGGAAGCGGGCGCCGCAGTCAGCACTTCCACCTGTGGGCCCTGCATCGGCGGGCACATGGGGGTGCTGGCGGAAGGCGAGGTGTGCGTCTCCACCAGCAGCCGCAACTTCATCGGGCGGATGGGGCACCGGGGCAGCCGGGTCTACCTGGCCAACGCGGCGGTGGCCGCGGCCTCCGCGGTGCGGGGTTGTCTGGCCCACCCCGACGAAGTTGTGCGGGAGGCGGTGCCGGTATGA
- the leuB gene encoding 3-isopropylmalate dehydrogenase has translation MLLLPGDGIGPEVTAEAVRVLRAVEARRGLRFHFSEGLIGGAALEATGEPLPRQTLQACAAAEAVFLGAVGGPQWDDLPSERRPERGLLALRRALGVFANLRPARVFPGAAEVSPLRPERAAGMDLVIVRELTGGLYFGEPRGRTGDQAVDTLRYGREEVARVARVAFQQARTRRGQVTSVDKANVLASSQLWRAVVQEEARAFPDVALRHMLVDTAAMELVRAPQQFDVLLTENMFGDILSDEAAGVVGSVGLLPSASLGARPPALYEPVHGSAPDIAGRQVANPVGAILSAALLLRYSCGLEEEAALVEEATSRVLAAGVRTPDLGGEATTMQVGERIAAMVREGGGGQ, from the coding sequence ATCCTGCTCCTGCCCGGGGACGGGATCGGGCCCGAGGTCACCGCGGAGGCCGTGCGCGTCCTGCGTGCGGTGGAGGCGCGGCGCGGCCTGCGGTTTCACTTCAGCGAGGGGCTGATAGGCGGCGCCGCCCTGGAGGCCACTGGTGAGCCCCTGCCCCGGCAGACCCTGCAGGCGTGCGCGGCGGCGGAGGCCGTCTTCCTGGGCGCTGTGGGTGGGCCGCAGTGGGACGACCTGCCCTCCGAGCGGCGTCCCGAGCGCGGCCTGCTGGCGCTGCGCCGGGCCCTGGGGGTGTTCGCCAACCTCCGTCCGGCGCGGGTCTTTCCCGGAGCAGCGGAGGTCTCGCCGCTGCGCCCCGAGCGCGCCGCCGGGATGGACCTGGTGATCGTGCGCGAGCTCACCGGGGGACTCTACTTTGGGGAGCCACGCGGCCGGACGGGGGACCAGGCGGTGGACACCCTGCGCTACGGGCGCGAGGAAGTTGCCCGCGTGGCCCGTGTGGCCTTCCAGCAGGCGCGGACGCGGCGGGGGCAGGTGACGTCGGTGGACAAGGCCAACGTGCTGGCCAGCTCCCAGCTGTGGCGGGCGGTAGTGCAGGAGGAAGCCCGCGCCTTTCCCGACGTGGCGTTGCGGCACATGCTGGTAGACACCGCGGCCATGGAGCTGGTGCGCGCCCCGCAGCAGTTCGACGTGCTGCTCACGGAGAACATGTTCGGCGACATCCTGAGCGACGAGGCCGCGGGAGTGGTGGGGTCGGTGGGCCTGCTGCCGTCGGCCAGCCTGGGAGCGCGCCCGCCGGCGCTCTACGAGCCGGTGCACGGCTCCGCCCCCGACATCGCCGGACGGCAGGTGGCCAACCCGGTGGGGGCGATCCTGAGCGCGGCGCTGCTGCTGCGCTATTCCTGCGGCCTGGAGGAGGAGGCGGCTCTGGTGGAGGAGGCGACATCCCGCGTACTGGCCGCAGGGGTGCGCACCCCCGACCTCGGTGGGGAGGCGACCACCATGCAGGTGGGCGAGCGCATCGCCGCCATGGTGCGGGAAGGAGGTGGAGGGCAGTGA
- the ilvD gene encoding dihydroxy-acid dehydratase, producing MDPRTNSRTLLDGPERAPARAMLRAVGYRDEDFRRPLIGVAHSWIEVMPCNYHHRHLAAQVKAGIREAGGTPVEFNTIAISDGVSMGTAGMRASLVSREVIADSIELVARGHLLDGLVAITGCDKTIPAAVMALARLDLPGLMLYGGSIAPGQFRGRAVTIQDVFEAVGAYQRGAIGAADLAELEAQACPGAGACGGQFTANTMAIAFEVLGISPMGSCTVPALDPARDELARAAGRLAVALVRNGVRPRQIVTRAALENAIASVAASGGSTNAVLHLLAVAREADVPLELQDFDTISARTPVLADLKPGGRFVATDLHRAGGVRLLARRLLEGGLLHPRTLTVTMRTLAEEVSDAPETPGQEVVRPLAAPLRASGGFAILRGNLAPQGCVVKLVGHERTSHRGPARVFDSEEEAFVAVGAGTIRPGDVVVIRYEGPVGGPGMREMLAVTGALVGAGLGDAVALVTDGRFSGATHGLMVGHVTPEAAVGGPIAAVQDGDLITIDVPARRLAVELPEEVLAQRLRERRPPVRPAPGPALAKYARLVSSASEGAVTTGGR from the coding sequence GTGGATCCGCGCACTAACAGCCGGACGCTGCTGGACGGGCCGGAGCGGGCTCCGGCCCGGGCCATGCTGCGGGCGGTGGGCTACCGGGACGAGGACTTCCGCCGTCCGCTGATCGGGGTGGCCCACTCCTGGATCGAGGTCATGCCCTGCAACTACCACCACCGTCACCTGGCCGCACAGGTGAAGGCGGGCATCCGCGAGGCCGGAGGGACTCCGGTGGAGTTCAACACCATAGCCATCTCCGACGGGGTCTCTATGGGGACAGCAGGGATGCGCGCCTCCCTGGTCAGCCGCGAGGTCATCGCCGACTCTATTGAGCTGGTGGCCCGCGGCCACCTGCTGGACGGACTGGTGGCGATCACGGGATGCGACAAGACCATCCCCGCGGCAGTGATGGCCCTGGCGCGGCTCGACCTGCCGGGGTTGATGCTCTACGGAGGCTCCATCGCCCCCGGCCAGTTCCGCGGCAGGGCGGTGACCATCCAGGACGTCTTCGAGGCGGTGGGCGCCTACCAGCGGGGTGCCATCGGCGCCGCCGACCTGGCCGAGCTGGAGGCGCAGGCCTGCCCCGGGGCGGGGGCCTGCGGCGGGCAGTTCACCGCCAACACTATGGCCATCGCCTTCGAGGTGCTGGGGATCTCTCCCATGGGAAGCTGCACCGTCCCCGCGCTGGATCCGGCCAGGGACGAGCTGGCCCGGGCGGCGGGGCGCCTGGCCGTGGCCCTGGTGCGTAACGGAGTCCGTCCGCGGCAGATAGTCACCCGGGCGGCCCTGGAGAACGCCATAGCCTCGGTGGCCGCAAGCGGCGGCTCCACCAACGCGGTGCTGCACCTTCTGGCCGTGGCGCGGGAAGCGGACGTGCCGCTCGAACTACAAGACTTCGACACCATCAGCGCGCGCACCCCGGTTCTGGCGGACCTGAAGCCCGGCGGCCGCTTCGTGGCCACGGACCTGCACCGGGCCGGGGGCGTGCGCCTGCTGGCGCGGCGGCTGCTGGAGGGGGGCCTGCTCCACCCCCGGACCCTCACCGTGACCATGCGTACCCTGGCCGAAGAGGTCTCCGACGCTCCCGAGACGCCGGGGCAGGAGGTAGTGCGCCCCCTGGCGGCACCGCTCCGGGCCAGCGGAGGGTTCGCCATCCTGCGGGGAAACCTGGCGCCCCAGGGGTGCGTGGTCAAGCTGGTGGGGCACGAGCGTACCAGCCACCGCGGGCCGGCGCGCGTCTTCGACAGCGAGGAGGAAGCCTTCGTCGCGGTGGGCGCAGGGACCATCCGGCCCGGGGATGTGGTGGTGATCCGCTACGAGGGCCCGGTGGGGGGCCCCGGGATGCGGGAGATGCTGGCGGTGACGGGCGCGCTGGTGGGAGCGGGGCTGGGGGATGCGGTGGCCCTGGTGACCGACGGCCGCTTCTCCGGGGCCACGCACGGGCTGATGGTGGGCCACGTCACCCCGGAGGCCGCCGTGGGCGGTCCGATCGCCGCGGTGCAGGACGGCGACCTGATCACGATCGACGTGCCTGCCCGCCGCCTGGCGGTGGAGCTCCCGGAGGAGGTGCTGGCACAGCGGCTGCGGGAGCGGCGTCCGCCCGTGCGCCCTGCCCCGGGCCCGGCGCTGGCGAAGTACGCCCGCCTGGTCTCTTCGGCTTCTGAGGGAGCGGTGACCACAGGGGGCAGGTAA
- a CDS encoding thioredoxin family protein encodes MRTRESGSYASDARDGAGRIRYYGIPAGFEFAAFLEDLVAVSRRDSGLSPQTRQALAGLARDVHIQVFVTPTCPYCPRAARLAHAMALESPRVRADVIDASEYPDLAQRYSVYGVPKVVINETTQFEGALPEAAFLAAVLQAAGMDPTQEPVRP; translated from the coding sequence ATCAGGACCCGGGAGAGTGGCTCCTATGCCAGCGACGCCCGTGACGGCGCAGGCCGCATCCGGTACTACGGCATCCCGGCCGGCTTCGAGTTTGCGGCTTTCCTGGAAGACCTGGTGGCGGTCTCCCGGAGGGATAGCGGCCTGAGCCCGCAGACCCGGCAGGCGCTGGCCGGTCTCGCCCGGGACGTGCACATCCAGGTCTTCGTCACCCCGACCTGCCCCTACTGCCCGCGGGCCGCGCGGCTGGCCCACGCCATGGCGCTGGAGTCGCCGCGGGTGCGGGCCGATGTTATCGACGCTTCCGAGTACCCGGACCTGGCGCAGCGGTACAGCGTCTACGGCGTGCCCAAGGTGGTCATCAACGAAACCACGCAGTTTGAGGGAGCGCTGCCTGAGGCGGCGTTCCTGGCCGCAGTGCTGCAGGCGGCCGGGATGGATCCGACGCAGGAGCCCGTCCGCCCATAG
- a CDS encoding secondary thiamine-phosphate synthase enzyme YjbQ encodes MKTYRKELWFHTRERVAFINITPQVEACLRESGIQEGLVLVNAMHITASVFINDDEPGLHADFARWLERLAPHAPTGQYRHNDTGEDNADAHLKRQLMGREVVVAVSGGRLDFGPWEQIFYGEFDGRRRKRVLVKIIGE; translated from the coding sequence GTGAAGACCTATCGCAAGGAGCTGTGGTTCCACACCCGGGAGCGGGTGGCCTTCATCAACATCACCCCGCAGGTGGAGGCATGCCTGCGGGAGAGCGGAATCCAGGAGGGGCTGGTCCTGGTGAACGCCATGCACATCACGGCCTCGGTATTCATCAACGATGACGAGCCCGGGTTGCACGCCGACTTCGCTCGCTGGCTGGAGCGCCTGGCCCCGCACGCCCCGACGGGGCAGTACCGGCACAACGACACCGGCGAGGACAACGCCGACGCCCACCTGAAACGGCAGCTCATGGGGCGGGAAGTCGTGGTGGCGGTCAGCGGCGGCCGGCTGGACTTCGGCCCCTGGGAGCAGATCTTCTATGGAGAGTTCGACGGGCGGCGGCGCAAGCGGGTGCTGGTGAAGATCATCGGGGAGTAG